The following proteins are encoded in a genomic region of Stutzerimonas balearica DSM 6083:
- the yedE gene encoding selenium metabolism membrane protein YedE/FdhT → MSSLSAFRERYLVRFWSPLPALVALGVASAYYFAITGTFWAVTGEFTRWGGHVLAWFGAQPEQWSYFKLLGLNGTPLDRVDGVMIIGMLLGALCTALWANNVSLRWPTSRRRLLQGLVGGIIAGFGARLAMGCNLAAFFTGIPMFSLHAWAFMLATVAGAWVGVKICLLPWLRTPLRVGTQASALFADPEATRRRAGLQARIGVGVALVAVAFAAWRFDASLVLGMAVLFGLLFGGLIERAQICFTSAARDLWTTGRTRAAYGILLGMTVACVGTFGAIALGASPKIFWMGPNAIIGGVLFGIGIVVAGGCETGWMYRAMEGQVHFWVVGVGNVIGGTLVAVYWDALGSTLALPYPKVNLLERFGPTSGLMLTFAGLAVAMLLVHLNAKRFQPKRSSLDEPGTRSLA, encoded by the coding sequence ATGTCCTCGCTCTCCGCTTTTCGGGAGCGCTACCTCGTGCGTTTCTGGTCGCCGCTGCCGGCACTGGTCGCACTCGGGGTCGCCTCTGCCTATTACTTTGCAATCACGGGAACCTTCTGGGCCGTTACCGGCGAGTTCACCCGCTGGGGCGGCCATGTGCTGGCCTGGTTCGGTGCCCAGCCCGAGCAGTGGAGCTATTTCAAGCTGCTTGGCCTGAACGGCACGCCGCTCGATCGGGTCGACGGGGTGATGATCATCGGCATGCTGCTCGGTGCGTTGTGCACCGCGCTGTGGGCCAACAACGTCAGTCTGCGCTGGCCGACCAGCCGGCGGCGCCTGCTGCAGGGGCTGGTCGGCGGCATCATCGCCGGCTTCGGTGCGCGCCTGGCGATGGGCTGCAACCTGGCGGCGTTCTTCACCGGCATTCCGATGTTTTCCCTGCATGCCTGGGCCTTCATGCTCGCCACTGTGGCCGGCGCCTGGGTCGGCGTGAAGATCTGCCTGCTGCCCTGGCTGCGCACGCCGCTGCGGGTCGGTACTCAGGCCAGTGCGCTGTTTGCCGACCCTGAAGCGACCCGCCGGCGTGCCGGCCTGCAGGCGCGTATCGGTGTCGGCGTTGCGCTGGTGGCGGTGGCCTTTGCCGCCTGGCGTTTCGACGCCTCGCTGGTGCTGGGCATGGCGGTGCTGTTCGGGCTGCTGTTCGGCGGGCTGATCGAGCGTGCGCAGATCTGTTTCACCAGTGCCGCGCGCGACCTCTGGACCACCGGCCGCACCCGCGCGGCGTACGGCATCCTGCTCGGCATGACCGTGGCATGCGTCGGTACCTTCGGCGCCATTGCGCTGGGTGCGAGTCCGAAGATCTTCTGGATGGGCCCGAACGCGATCATCGGCGGCGTGCTGTTCGGCATTGGCATCGTGGTCGCCGGCGGCTGCGAAACCGGCTGGATGTACCGCGCGATGGAAGGCCAGGTGCACTTCTGGGTGGTCGGCGTCGGTAACGTCATCGGCGGCACCCTCGTCGCGGTGTACTGGGACGCACTTGGCAGCACCCTGGCGCTGCCCTATCCGAAGGTCAACCTGCTCGAGCGCTTCGGCCCCACCAGCGGGTTGATGCTGACGTTCGCCGGGCTTGCCGTGGCCATGCTGCTGGTGCACCTCAACGCCAAACGATTCCAACCGAAAAGGAGCTCGCTCGATGAGCCAGGTACCCGATCTCTCGCTTGA
- the ribBA gene encoding bifunctional 3,4-dihydroxy-2-butanone-4-phosphate synthase/GTP cyclohydrolase II produces MALNTAEELIEDIRAGKMVILMDDEDRENEGDIIIASECVTAEHINFMAKHARGLICMPMSRQRCELLKLPLMAPRNGSGFGTKFTVSIEAAEGVTTGISAADRARTVQAAVAKNAKAEDIVSPGHIFPLMAQPGGVLARAGHTEAACDLARMAGFEPSGVICEIMNDDGTMARRPELEVFAAEHDLKIGTIADLIHYRLLHERTVERVSEQPLDSELGQFNLVTYRDSVEGDVHMALTLGAIQPEQPTLVRVHNMDPLRDLLMVRQPGRWSLRAAMAQVAEAGAGVVLLLGHQPGGEQILANLREEPKTPSTYSTVGAGSQILRDLGVRKMRLMSSPMKFNAISGFDLEVVEYVPAE; encoded by the coding sequence ATGGCCCTGAATACCGCAGAAGAACTGATCGAAGACATCCGCGCCGGCAAGATGGTCATCCTCATGGATGACGAGGACCGCGAGAACGAGGGCGACATCATCATCGCCTCCGAATGCGTGACCGCCGAGCACATCAACTTCATGGCCAAGCACGCGCGCGGCCTGATCTGCATGCCCATGAGCCGTCAGCGCTGCGAACTGCTCAAGTTGCCGCTGATGGCACCGCGCAACGGCTCGGGCTTCGGCACCAAGTTCACCGTGTCGATCGAAGCCGCCGAGGGCGTGACCACCGGCATTTCCGCCGCCGACCGCGCGCGCACCGTACAAGCTGCAGTGGCGAAGAACGCCAAGGCCGAAGACATCGTCAGCCCCGGGCACATCTTTCCGCTGATGGCGCAGCCCGGCGGTGTGCTCGCCCGTGCCGGCCACACCGAGGCCGCCTGCGACCTGGCGCGCATGGCCGGCTTCGAGCCGAGCGGGGTGATCTGCGAGATCATGAACGACGACGGCACCATGGCCCGACGCCCGGAGCTCGAGGTGTTCGCCGCCGAGCATGACCTGAAGATCGGCACCATCGCCGACCTGATCCACTACCGTCTGCTGCACGAGCGTACCGTCGAGCGCGTTTCCGAGCAGCCGCTGGACAGCGAACTCGGCCAGTTCAACCTGGTGACCTACCGCGACTCGGTCGAAGGCGACGTGCACATGGCGCTGACCCTGGGGGCGATCCAGCCCGAGCAGCCGACCCTGGTGCGCGTGCACAATATGGACCCGCTGCGCGACCTGCTGATGGTCCGCCAGCCGGGGCGCTGGAGCCTGCGCGCGGCCATGGCCCAGGTCGCCGAGGCCGGCGCCGGCGTGGTGCTGCTGCTCGGCCATCAGCCCGGCGGCGAGCAGATCCTCGCCAACCTGCGCGAGGAACCGAAGACGCCGAGCACCTACAGCACCGTCGGCGCCGGCTCGCAGATCCTGCGCGATCTGGGCGTGCGCAAGATGCGCCTGATGAGCTCGCCAATGAAGTTCAATGCGATATCCGGCTTCGACCTGGAAGTTGTAGAATACGTCCCGGCCGAATAA
- a CDS encoding class I SAM-dependent methyltransferase, translated as MTPPRELQQALAALLGDARLAAETLPGTDLRLWLIDAANMDRAFSPDETRRILEEPPYWCFCWASGLVLAQWLAEHPEWVRGRRVLDFGAGSGVAAIAAAKAGAAEVVACDLDPLALAACRANAALNEVQLSYSADFFAEADRFDLIIVADVLYDRANLPLLDQFLSRGREALVADSRVRDFAHPLYQRLGMLEACTWPDLAEPEEFRRVSLYHARRAEAAA; from the coding sequence ATGACCCCGCCGCGCGAGCTGCAACAGGCGCTGGCCGCCCTGCTCGGCGATGCACGCCTGGCCGCCGAGACGCTACCAGGCACCGATCTGCGCCTGTGGCTGATCGATGCGGCGAACATGGATCGCGCCTTCAGCCCAGACGAAACCCGGCGCATCCTCGAGGAGCCACCCTACTGGTGTTTCTGCTGGGCCAGCGGCCTGGTCCTGGCGCAGTGGCTGGCCGAGCATCCCGAATGGGTGCGTGGCCGGCGTGTGCTGGACTTCGGCGCCGGTTCGGGCGTCGCCGCAATCGCCGCGGCCAAGGCGGGTGCGGCCGAAGTGGTGGCCTGCGATCTCGATCCGCTGGCGCTGGCGGCCTGCCGCGCCAATGCCGCGCTGAACGAGGTTCAGCTGAGCTACTCGGCGGACTTCTTCGCCGAAGCCGATCGCTTCGACCTGATCATCGTCGCCGACGTGCTCTACGACCGCGCCAACCTGCCGCTGCTCGACCAGTTTCTCAGCCGCGGCCGCGAGGCGCTGGTGGCCGACTCGCGGGTGCGCGACTTCGCCCACCCGCTGTACCAGCGCCTTGGCATGCTCGAAGCCTGCACCTGGCCGGACCTCGCCGAACCAGAGGAATTTCGCCGGGTCAGCCTCTACCACGCCCGCCGCGCAGAGGCGGCAGCATGA
- the ribD gene encoding bifunctional diaminohydroxyphosphoribosylaminopyrimidine deaminase/5-amino-6-(5-phosphoribosylamino)uracil reductase RibD — protein sequence MLPDQAWMARALQLARQGLYSTHPNPRVGCVIVKDGQLVGEGWHLRAGEPHAEVHALRQAGEQARGATAYVTLEPCSHHGRTPPCAEALVAAGVGRVVAAMQDPNPQVAGRGLALLRSVGIEVASGVLEGEARELNRGFIKRMESGLPFVSAKLAMSLDGRTAMASGESQWITGPAARAEVQRLRARASVVLTGADTVLMDGARLTVRGAELGLDEAQTALALSRPPLRVLVDGRGRVPLGAPFFQAGPALVAAAASVDAAPYRAAGHELLTLGEGRVDLAALLGELAARGANEVLVEAGPRLVGAFAAQGLIDEYQLFVAAKFLGSSARPLLELPLERMSEARELCIRDIRAVGGDWKIVATPK from the coding sequence ATGCTGCCCGATCAGGCGTGGATGGCCCGCGCGCTGCAGCTGGCGCGCCAGGGCCTGTATTCCACCCACCCGAACCCGCGGGTCGGCTGTGTGATCGTCAAGGACGGCCAGCTGGTCGGCGAGGGCTGGCACCTACGCGCCGGCGAGCCGCACGCCGAAGTGCATGCCCTGCGCCAGGCCGGCGAGCAGGCCCGCGGCGCCACCGCCTACGTCACCCTGGAACCCTGCAGCCATCACGGGCGTACGCCACCTTGCGCCGAAGCGCTGGTCGCCGCTGGCGTCGGTCGCGTGGTGGCGGCCATGCAGGACCCCAATCCGCAGGTCGCCGGGCGCGGCCTGGCGCTGCTGCGCAGCGTCGGCATCGAGGTCGCCAGCGGGGTGCTGGAGGGCGAGGCGCGCGAACTCAACCGCGGTTTCATCAAACGCATGGAAAGCGGCCTGCCGTTCGTCAGCGCCAAGCTGGCGATGAGCCTGGACGGGCGCACCGCGATGGCCAGCGGCGAGAGCCAGTGGATCACCGGACCGGCGGCCCGCGCCGAGGTGCAGCGCCTGCGCGCCCGCGCCAGCGTGGTGCTGACCGGCGCCGATACCGTGCTGATGGACGGCGCGCGGCTGACCGTGCGCGGCGCCGAGCTGGGGCTGGATGAGGCGCAGACGGCGCTGGCACTGTCGCGCCCGCCGCTGCGGGTGCTGGTCGATGGGCGCGGGCGGGTGCCGCTGGGCGCGCCGTTCTTCCAGGCCGGGCCGGCGCTGGTGGCTGCCGCCGCTTCGGTCGACGCCGCGCCCTACCGCGCTGCCGGCCACGAGCTGCTGACGCTTGGCGAGGGGCGCGTCGATCTCGCAGCCCTGCTTGGCGAGCTGGCCGCGCGAGGCGCCAACGAGGTGCTGGTCGAGGCCGGCCCGCGCCTGGTCGGCGCCTTCGCCGCGCAGGGCCTGATCGACGAATACCAGCTGTTCGTCGCCGCCAAGTTCCTCGGTTCTTCGGCGCGGCCGCTGCTCGAGTTGCCGCTCGAGCGCATGAGCGAGGCGCGCGAACTCTGCATCCGCGATATTCGCGCGGTAGGCGGGGACTGGAAGATCGTCGCAACGCCGAAGTAG
- the trxA gene encoding thioredoxin, whose product MSQSPFIFDVTSANFEQLVLEDSFHKPVLVDFWAEWCAPCKALMPLLAKITEEYAGELLLAKVNCDIEQDVVMRFGIRSLPTVVLFKDGQPVDGFAGAQPESAIRAMLEPHVQLPPAPEADLLQSARELFAEGRIGDAENTLKQLLGEDNENAEALILYARCLAERGELGEAETVLAAVKGDEHKQALAGARAQLTFLRQANDLPEPAALKSRLAQDPGDDEATYQLAVQQLARQQYEAALDGLLRLFVRNRSFNEGVAHKTLLQVFDLLGNDHPLVGQYRRKLYQALY is encoded by the coding sequence ATGAGCCAGAGTCCCTTCATCTTCGATGTCACCAGCGCCAATTTCGAGCAGCTGGTGCTGGAAGACTCCTTTCACAAACCGGTGCTGGTGGACTTCTGGGCCGAGTGGTGCGCGCCGTGCAAGGCGCTGATGCCGCTGCTGGCGAAGATCACCGAGGAGTATGCCGGCGAGCTGCTGCTGGCCAAGGTCAACTGCGACATCGAGCAGGACGTGGTGATGCGCTTCGGCATCCGCAGCCTGCCGACGGTGGTGCTGTTCAAGGACGGCCAGCCGGTCGACGGCTTCGCCGGGGCGCAACCCGAATCAGCGATCCGCGCGATGCTCGAACCGCACGTGCAGCTGCCACCGGCGCCAGAGGCCGACCTGCTGCAAAGCGCCAGGGAGCTGTTCGCCGAAGGCCGCATCGGCGATGCGGAAAACACGCTCAAGCAGTTGCTTGGCGAGGACAACGAGAACGCCGAGGCGCTGATTCTCTATGCCCGCTGCCTGGCCGAACGCGGCGAGCTGGGCGAGGCCGAAACCGTCCTCGCTGCAGTCAAGGGCGACGAGCACAAGCAGGCGCTGGCCGGCGCCCGTGCGCAGCTGACCTTTCTGCGCCAGGCCAACGACCTGCCGGAGCCCGCGGCGCTCAAGTCGCGCCTGGCGCAGGACCCGGGCGACGACGAGGCCACCTATCAACTGGCCGTACAGCAACTCGCCCGACAGCAGTACGAAGCCGCCCTCGATGGCCTGCTCAGGTTGTTCGTGCGCAACCGCAGTTTCAACGAAGGCGTGGCGCACAAGACGCTGCTACAGGTATTCGACCTGCTCGGCAACGATCACCCGCTGGTCGGCCAGTACCGCCGCAAGCTGTATCAGGCGCTCTACTGA
- the thpR gene encoding RNA 2',3'-cyclic phosphodiesterase has translation MNDPLRLFFALPCPADQAQAIGRWRDEQGLDGRAVPLANLHLTLAFLGAQPADALAEIARLGESIHAEAFELRLDRLISLGKGFTCLAPEQPPRALGDLVALLRAGLAERGLPVDDRPFLPHLTLMRQAGERRHATPPTFAWPVESFALYVSEQEEGGVRYRPLRHWPLRRSTAAAAS, from the coding sequence ATGAACGACCCGCTGCGGCTGTTCTTCGCCCTGCCCTGCCCGGCCGACCAGGCACAGGCCATCGGCCGCTGGCGCGACGAGCAGGGCCTGGACGGGCGCGCCGTACCGCTGGCGAACCTGCACCTGACGCTGGCGTTTCTCGGCGCGCAACCGGCCGACGCACTGGCCGAGATCGCGCGCCTGGGCGAGTCGATCCATGCCGAGGCCTTCGAGCTGCGCCTGGATCGGCTGATCAGCCTCGGCAAGGGGTTCACTTGCCTGGCGCCAGAGCAGCCGCCGCGCGCGCTTGGCGACCTTGTCGCGCTGCTGCGCGCCGGCCTGGCTGAACGCGGGCTGCCGGTGGACGACCGCCCCTTCCTGCCGCATCTGACATTGATGCGCCAGGCAGGCGAGCGCCGGCACGCTACGCCCCCGACATTCGCCTGGCCGGTCGAGTCCTTTGCGTTGTATGTGTCGGAGCAGGAGGAAGGCGGCGTGCGTTATCGGCCGTTGCGGCACTGGCCGCTGCGCCGGAGCACAGCGGCCGCCGCGAGCTGA
- a CDS encoding DUF2796 domain-containing protein, with translation MRQLIAFSTLVLLPVLAQAHEHTQEQAEHDAAATHAALHAHEHGVAELDVAFEGTRLDLELRSPAINLLGFEHAPAGEPDERRIAAVSGDLQQPQRLFGIPAQAGCAVSEQEIDSSLLGSNHAGYNREGTSRAADDNSHSDILARYRLLCTEPTKLTQLDLSALFAGYPGLERVRVQLIGPGGQRAAELGLRAATLEF, from the coding sequence ATGCGCCAGCTGATCGCCTTTTCGACCCTCGTCCTGCTGCCGGTACTGGCCCAGGCGCACGAGCACACCCAGGAACAAGCCGAGCACGATGCCGCGGCCACCCACGCCGCGCTGCACGCCCATGAACATGGTGTTGCCGAGCTCGATGTGGCGTTCGAAGGCACACGCCTGGACCTGGAGCTGCGCAGCCCGGCGATCAATCTGCTGGGGTTCGAGCACGCACCGGCCGGCGAGCCGGACGAACGCCGCATTGCCGCCGTGAGTGGCGATCTGCAACAGCCGCAAAGGCTGTTCGGCATACCGGCACAGGCAGGCTGCGCCGTCAGTGAGCAGGAGATCGACAGCTCGCTGCTGGGCAGCAATCACGCCGGCTACAACCGCGAGGGCACCTCGCGGGCGGCCGACGATAACAGCCATAGCGACATCCTCGCGCGCTACAGACTCCTGTGCACCGAGCCGACCAAACTGACGCAACTGGACCTCAGCGCGCTGTTCGCCGGCTATCCCGGGCTCGAACGCGTGCGTGTGCAGCTGATCGGCCCCGGCGGTCAGCGTGCTGCGGAGCTGGGCCTGCGCGCGGCGACCCTCGAGTTCTGA
- a CDS encoding ABC transporter ATP-binding protein, with protein MAPPVLEIHDLHFAWPGQTELLHIPQLSLHQGERVFLEGPSGSGKSTLLGLVGGVHMPDRGHVRLLGRDLASLGAAARDRWRVDHTGFIFQQFNLLPFLSVSANVTLPCGFSRLRRERACGRHGSTEQAASRLLEHLGLPPSLLERRADSLSIGQQQRVAAARALIGQPELVIADEPTSALDADSRESFLRLLFDECSAAGASLLFVSHDRSLAGLFDRSLSLPALNRARPITES; from the coding sequence ATGGCTCCGCCCGTCCTCGAGATCCACGATCTGCATTTCGCCTGGCCCGGGCAAACCGAGCTGCTGCATATCCCGCAGCTGAGCCTGCACCAGGGTGAACGGGTGTTTCTCGAAGGCCCTTCGGGCAGCGGCAAGAGCACGCTGCTGGGCCTGGTCGGTGGCGTGCATATGCCCGACCGCGGGCACGTCCGCCTACTCGGCCGCGACCTGGCCAGCCTCGGCGCCGCAGCCCGCGACCGCTGGCGGGTCGATCACACCGGCTTCATCTTCCAGCAGTTCAACCTCCTGCCGTTCCTCTCGGTAAGCGCCAACGTCACCCTGCCCTGCGGCTTCTCGCGCCTGCGCAGGGAGCGTGCCTGCGGTCGACACGGCAGTACGGAGCAGGCCGCAAGCCGGTTGCTCGAGCATCTCGGGCTGCCCCCGTCGCTGCTCGAGCGCCGCGCCGACTCGCTCTCCATCGGCCAGCAGCAACGGGTCGCCGCGGCTCGTGCGCTGATCGGCCAGCCGGAACTGGTGATCGCCGATGAACCGACCTCGGCGCTCGATGCCGACAGCCGCGAGAGCTTTCTGCGCCTGCTGTTCGACGAATGCAGTGCAGCCGGCGCCAGCCTGCTGTTCGTCAGCCACGACCGCAGCCTGGCGGGCCTGTTCGACCGCAGCCTGTCGCTGCCGGCACTCAACCGGGCCCGCCCGATCACGGAGAGTTGA
- a CDS encoding ABC transporter permease has protein sequence MHLLRLALASLNNRRFTALLTVMAIALSVCLLLAVERIRTEARTSFASTISGTDLVVGARSGSVNLLLYSVFRIGNATNNIRWESFEHFANHPRVRWAIPLSLGDSHRGYRVLGTNRAYFEHYRYGRKQPLALAEGRPFATAPFEVVLGAEVAQQLNYRLGDSLVLAHGVARISLLQHDDKPFEVVGILQRTGTPVDRTLHISLAGMEALHADWRHGVPAQGAARLSAAQARELPLQPRQITAFLLGLDSRLATFGLQREINGYHSEPLQAVLPGVALQELWSLMGTAEQALLVISLFVVLIGLVGMLTAILTSLNERRREMAILRSVGARPWHIAGLLVAEALLLAVAGMLLGVALLYLAILGAQGPLQAHYGLYVPLRWPGQHEWRLLGAVLCAAVLMGGVPAWRAYRQSLVDGLSIRL, from the coding sequence TTGCATCTGTTGCGCCTGGCCTTGGCGAGCCTGAACAACCGCCGCTTCACCGCCCTGCTGACGGTCATGGCCATCGCGCTCTCGGTGTGCCTGTTACTGGCCGTCGAGCGCATCCGCACCGAGGCACGCACCAGCTTCGCCAGCACCATCAGCGGGACCGATCTGGTGGTCGGCGCGCGCTCCGGTTCGGTGAACCTGCTGCTCTACTCGGTATTTCGCATCGGCAACGCGACCAACAACATCCGCTGGGAGAGCTTCGAGCACTTCGCCAATCACCCGCGGGTGCGCTGGGCGATACCGCTTTCGCTAGGCGATTCGCACCGCGGCTACCGGGTACTCGGTACCAACCGGGCCTATTTCGAGCATTACCGCTACGGGCGCAAACAGCCGCTGGCTCTGGCTGAAGGGCGGCCGTTCGCCACGGCCCCCTTCGAAGTGGTGCTCGGCGCGGAAGTTGCCCAGCAATTGAACTACCGGCTCGGCGATTCGCTGGTGCTTGCGCACGGCGTCGCCCGCATCAGCCTGCTTCAGCACGACGACAAGCCCTTCGAGGTGGTCGGCATTCTCCAGCGCACCGGCACACCGGTCGACCGCACGCTGCACATCAGCCTGGCGGGCATGGAAGCGCTGCATGCCGACTGGCGTCATGGCGTACCGGCCCAGGGTGCGGCGCGACTGAGTGCCGCGCAGGCGCGCGAGCTGCCGCTGCAGCCCCGGCAAATCACCGCGTTTCTTCTTGGCCTGGACAGTCGCCTTGCCACCTTCGGCCTGCAGCGCGAGATCAACGGCTACCACAGCGAACCGCTGCAGGCGGTGCTGCCCGGGGTAGCGCTGCAGGAATTGTGGAGCCTGATGGGAACCGCCGAGCAGGCGCTGCTGGTCATTTCGCTGTTCGTCGTGCTGATCGGTCTGGTCGGTATGCTGACGGCGATCCTCACCAGCCTCAACGAGCGCCGCCGGGAAATGGCCATCCTGCGCTCGGTCGGTGCGCGCCCCTGGCATATCGCCGGGCTGTTGGTCGCCGAAGCCCTGCTGCTGGCAGTCGCCGGCATGCTGCTTGGCGTCGCGCTGCTCTATCTGGCGATACTGGGGGCGCAGGGACCGCTGCAGGCGCACTACGGCCTGTACGTTCCCCTGCGCTGGCCCGGCCAGCATGAATGGCGGCTGCTCGGCGCGGTGCTGTGCGCCGCCGTGCTGATGGGCGGCGTACCCGCCTGGCGCGCGTACCGGCAGTCGCTCGTCGACGGCCTGTCCATTCGCCTTTGA
- a CDS encoding riboflavin synthase has product MFTGIIEAIGSIRAMTPKGGDVRVYVSTGKLDLADVKLGDSIAVNGVCLTAVELPGDGFWADVSRETLARTAFVDLKTGSRVNLEKALTPTSHLGGHLVSGHVDGVGEIVAREDNARAVQFRIRAPRELARYIALKGSITVDGTSLTVNAVNGAEFELTIVPHTLAETIMADYRPGRRVNLEVDLLARYLERLLLGDKAAEPSPNGISEAFLAEHGYLNK; this is encoded by the coding sequence ATGTTCACCGGAATAATCGAAGCGATCGGCAGCATCCGCGCGATGACGCCCAAGGGCGGCGACGTGCGCGTCTATGTATCCACCGGCAAGCTCGACCTGGCTGACGTCAAGCTCGGCGACAGCATCGCGGTCAACGGCGTCTGCCTGACCGCGGTGGAGCTGCCCGGCGACGGCTTCTGGGCCGATGTCAGCCGCGAGACCTTGGCGCGCACCGCCTTCGTCGACCTCAAGACCGGCAGCCGGGTCAACCTGGAAAAGGCCCTGACGCCTACCAGCCACCTCGGCGGGCATCTGGTCAGCGGCCATGTCGATGGCGTCGGCGAGATCGTCGCCCGCGAGGATAACGCCCGCGCCGTGCAGTTCCGCATCCGCGCACCGCGCGAGCTGGCCCGCTACATCGCGCTCAAGGGCTCGATCACCGTCGATGGCACCAGCCTCACGGTCAATGCGGTCAATGGCGCCGAGTTCGAGCTGACCATCGTGCCGCACACCCTGGCCGAGACGATCATGGCCGACTATCGGCCGGGCCGTCGGGTCAACCTCGAAGTGGACCTGCTGGCGCGCTACCTGGAGCGCCTGCTGCTGGGCGACAAGGCCGCCGAGCCGAGCCCGAACGGCATCAGCGAAGCCTTCCTCGCCGAACACGGCTACCTGAACAAGTGA
- the nrdR gene encoding transcriptional regulator NrdR, which produces MHCPFCSAHDTKVIDSRLVAEGDQVRRRRECLACGERFTTFETAELVMPRLIKSDGSRQPFDEDKLRAGMQRALEKRPVSVERLEAAIGHIKHQLRATGEREVKSRVLGELVMAELQKLDEVAYIRFASVYRRFQDLNEFREEIERLSSRDPGKA; this is translated from the coding sequence ATGCATTGTCCCTTCTGCAGCGCGCATGACACCAAGGTCATCGACTCCCGTCTGGTGGCCGAAGGCGACCAGGTCCGTCGGCGCCGCGAATGCCTGGCCTGCGGCGAGCGCTTTACCACCTTTGAAACCGCCGAACTGGTGATGCCGCGTCTGATCAAGTCCGATGGCAGCCGCCAGCCGTTCGACGAGGACAAGCTGCGTGCCGGCATGCAGCGTGCACTGGAGAAGCGCCCGGTGAGCGTCGAGCGCCTCGAGGCCGCCATTGGCCACATCAAGCATCAGCTACGCGCCACCGGCGAGCGCGAGGTCAAGTCGCGCGTGCTCGGCGAGCTGGTGATGGCCGAGCTGCAGAAGCTCGACGAGGTCGCCTACATCCGCTTCGCCTCGGTCTACCGCCGCTTCCAGGACCTCAACGAGTTCCGCGAGGAGATCGAACGGCTGTCCTCGCGCGATCCGGGCAAGGCCTGA
- a CDS encoding YbaY family lipoprotein — protein MPFRPILFSAVLLAVAGCGSQPSEAPVQPVELPVQQSDILNQLQGRLIGVPAGSQVELALLEVDRRDQPDRLLSSLQLQGQGEPLPFALQFNPEAFPAGRTVELRGRVTRAGQLIMRLPAIPIESAGSQALGDLRPVPAP, from the coding sequence GTGCCGTTTCGTCCCATCCTTTTCAGCGCCGTCCTGCTTGCCGTTGCCGGCTGCGGCAGCCAGCCGAGCGAGGCGCCGGTGCAGCCGGTCGAGCTGCCAGTGCAGCAGTCGGACATCCTCAACCAGCTGCAGGGCCGACTGATCGGCGTTCCGGCCGGCAGCCAGGTCGAACTGGCCCTGCTGGAAGTCGACCGCCGCGACCAGCCCGACCGCCTGCTCAGCTCGCTACAGCTGCAAGGCCAGGGCGAGCCGCTGCCGTTCGCCCTGCAGTTCAACCCCGAGGCCTTTCCGGCCGGACGCACGGTCGAGCTGCGCGGCCGCGTGACCCGCGCGGGCCAACTGATCATGCGCCTGCCGGCGATCCCCATCGAAAGCGCCGGCAGCCAGGCGCTCGGCGATCTGCGCCCGGTGCCGGCGCCATGA
- the yedF gene encoding sulfurtransferase-like selenium metabolism protein YedF has product MSQVPDLSLDLRGEHCPYNAIATLETLETMKPGQLLEVVTDCSQSVNGIPEDTRAKGYDCLAVEQHGSLFRFLIRVPA; this is encoded by the coding sequence ATGAGCCAGGTACCCGATCTCTCGCTTGACCTGCGAGGCGAACACTGCCCGTACAACGCGATTGCCACGCTCGAAACCCTCGAGACGATGAAGCCGGGGCAGTTGCTCGAAGTGGTGACCGACTGCTCGCAATCGGTCAACGGCATCCCCGAGGACACCCGTGCCAAGGGCTACGACTGCCTCGCGGTGGAGCAGCATGGTTCGCTGTTCCGTTTCCTGATTCGCGTACCCGCCTGA